A genomic region of Longimicrobiales bacterium contains the following coding sequences:
- the thrS gene encoding threonine--tRNA ligase: MSSEHIRITLPNGDVLELPHGSTGGDVAASIGPGLAKAAVAAVVNGETIGLMEPIEGDATISILTERDPATLEVLRHSAAHILATAVRELRPGAGIGFGPAIDEGFYYDFEVDEPFTPEDLAAFEKQMGEVIKADQPFERRQVDKAEARELFSDDPLKLERLEEFDDDEVITVYENGPFLDLCKGPHVPSTGKLKHFKLLSGAGAYWRGDEKRQMLQRIYGTAFHKKGALEEHLNRLEEAKKRDHRVLGKELDLYSIQEEIGQGFILWHPRGAIIRHTVEEFLKDTLLSHGYDLVYSPQIASEELYKISGHLEVFEDNMFPVMEDEGTRFRMKPMNCPHHFMIYKTQTRSYRDLPLRFAELGTCYRYERSGALHGMLRVRCFTQDDAHIFVRPDQIGVEYDKLLDLADYLLKIFGYEYNVSLGTRPEKAIGDPVVYDAATETLRDVLERRGMDYVEEEGGGAFYGPKIDVNVVDAIGREWQGGTFQLDFLMPERFGLQYVGSDNERHNAVVIHRTLLGSMERFVGGLIEHYGGAFPTWLAPEQVRVMPVGEQWDASAQELRAALVAAGARVTVESRETLGYRIREAETLKIPYMAVVGEREAADGTVAVRKRGAGKKQEVMSREDFIALITDEIGTKALG; encoded by the coding sequence ATGTCCAGCGAACACATCCGCATCACACTCCCCAACGGCGACGTCCTCGAGCTCCCTCATGGCTCGACCGGTGGTGATGTCGCTGCATCCATTGGACCGGGCCTCGCAAAGGCTGCCGTCGCGGCGGTCGTGAACGGCGAGACGATCGGCCTCATGGAGCCCATCGAGGGCGATGCGACCATTTCGATTCTGACCGAAAGGGATCCGGCAACTCTCGAGGTGCTCCGTCACTCGGCCGCCCATATCCTCGCGACGGCGGTGCGCGAACTGCGACCGGGCGCAGGGATCGGCTTCGGGCCGGCGATCGACGAAGGTTTTTATTACGACTTCGAGGTGGATGAACCGTTTACCCCGGAGGATCTGGCCGCCTTCGAGAAGCAGATGGGCGAGGTCATCAAGGCGGATCAGCCGTTTGAGCGACGACAGGTCGACAAGGCCGAGGCGCGCGAACTGTTCAGTGATGATCCGCTGAAGCTGGAGCGACTCGAAGAGTTCGATGACGACGAAGTCATCACGGTGTATGAAAACGGCCCTTTCCTGGACCTGTGTAAAGGGCCGCATGTGCCGAGTACCGGGAAGCTGAAGCACTTCAAGCTGCTCTCAGGCGCGGGCGCGTACTGGAGAGGCGACGAGAAGCGGCAGATGCTGCAGCGCATCTACGGGACTGCCTTCCACAAGAAGGGGGCGCTCGAAGAGCATCTGAATCGTCTTGAGGAAGCCAAGAAACGCGACCATCGCGTGCTGGGAAAGGAGCTTGACCTCTACTCAATCCAGGAAGAGATCGGGCAGGGCTTCATTCTTTGGCACCCGCGGGGCGCCATCATCCGCCACACGGTCGAGGAGTTCCTGAAGGATACGCTCCTGAGCCATGGGTATGATTTGGTGTACTCTCCGCAGATCGCGAGTGAAGAGCTTTACAAGATTTCGGGCCACCTTGAGGTGTTCGAAGACAACATGTTCCCGGTCATGGAGGATGAGGGCACGCGCTTCCGCATGAAGCCCATGAACTGTCCTCATCACTTCATGATCTATAAGACACAGACCCGTTCGTATCGTGATCTCCCGCTCCGTTTCGCGGAACTCGGGACCTGCTATCGCTACGAGCGCTCGGGCGCGCTCCACGGAATGCTTCGTGTCCGGTGCTTCACCCAGGACGACGCGCATATTTTCGTGCGTCCGGATCAGATCGGAGTCGAGTATGACAAGCTTCTGGACTTGGCAGACTACCTGCTGAAGATCTTCGGCTACGAGTACAACGTGTCGTTGGGTACCAGGCCCGAGAAGGCGATCGGAGACCCTGTGGTATACGACGCGGCGACGGAGACACTCCGGGATGTGCTCGAGCGGCGCGGCATGGACTACGTCGAGGAAGAGGGTGGCGGAGCGTTCTATGGACCCAAGATCGACGTAAATGTGGTCGACGCGATCGGGCGGGAGTGGCAGGGTGGCACGTTCCAGCTCGACTTCCTTATGCCCGAGCGTTTCGGGCTCCAGTACGTTGGGTCGGACAACGAGCGTCACAACGCCGTGGTCATACATCGAACGCTGCTCGGGTCCATGGAGCGGTTCGTTGGCGGGCTAATCGAGCACTATGGCGGCGCATTCCCAACATGGCTTGCACCTGAGCAGGTTCGCGTGATGCCAGTAGGTGAGCAGTGGGACGCCAGTGCGCAGGAGCTACGGGCCGCGCTCGTCGCAGCTGGCGCCCGGGTTACAGTCGAATCTCGCGAGACTCTCGGATATCGGATTCGCGAGGCCGAAACACTGAAAATCCCCTACATGGCGGTCGTCGGAGAGCGCGAAGCCGCAGACGGCACCGTCGCGGTGCGGAAACGGGGTGCGGGCAAGAAGCAGGAAGTCATGAGTCGTGAGGACTTCATTGCGCTTATCACGGATGAGATCGGGACGAAGGCGCTCGGTTGA